The nucleotide window TTATAGTAGCATTGCCTATTTCAATGAAGAAAATATATCAAACTAGTAACGTAGTATTTTTGGAAGAGAGGTCACTTCTAGTAACTGCTCTTTTTAGTAGTAAAACATTTTGAAAGGAAAGCCTATTAATATAAAAATCAGGCCTAAAATCATTGTGAAAAACGGATAAATGAGTGGATATATAATAGACGGATAAGCGAACCATGCATCCGTAAAATATCCTGCACCACCGAAATGCATAGGCGGAATAAGTTTTGTTTGTAATTTATTTTTATTTTCATATGAAAATTCGTCTCTACTAATAGTTCCGTCTTCTTGAATAGTTATTGTGGAGTACTTTAGCTCCTCTTGAGGGACGAATCCCTCGATGTCTCCATTAGGAAGTGCTTTCTCATGAACTCCATTCATTTGCATAACTATTACAAATGAGGTCTTCCCACTTTGTTTCTCTTCCACTAACCAATAAGATAAATAATGATTGTATTGATTTAACCCTTCTTCGCCTAGCCTTACGGGATATTCCTCAAGGATCTCTTCAGTTTCACCATTTATAGCTATATCTATATCAGATATATCAATTAGGTTGTCCCAAGGATCACGGTACCGTTCATAATTTTTCGATAAATTATAAATATTAATATAACTATTTGCAAACCTGTATGCTGTAGGTGCACCTTTATACATCTCGTTTATTTCTGTTATTTTATACTTCTTACTCATTTCGTGATCATAAACCTTTTCTATAATCAGTGGGAAGGAAGAAGGAAGAGAAATGAAAAATAAAATAACACCTAAAATTAAAAGGGTTTTCCTCATCTGAAGGCTCCTTCGCTGGAGAATTTTCTAGCTGGACTCAATACATTTTAACATAAAATTACAATTTTAATGGTAATAATCTATTAATCGATAGGGAATAAGAAGAGACCAAATCATATGGGATTTGGTCTGCTTATAAGTATCAATAATTGTGTCTTCCTCCATCTACCTAATAACAATTCTACTTCATCGATAAAAATAAAAAGCCAGTTACCATTGGCAACAAGCTGATAAATTTTCGCTATGTCTTGATTTTAATTGCAACAGTCTTTGATCAGCCGAAGACACTTTTTCGTGGTCTACTGCCAACTTTAATGAATGTATGTCCTTCTTTGCTTTTGTAAAATTTAACTCCTACGAACTTTATAGGGGTAAAAACTTCTTTCATCTGTACTAATGGCATTTTTAAACCCTCCTATGTTTGAATTATTAAATTCGTTGCACCTAAATAAAGAACGAATTAAAATGAAATGTTCTCGATTAAACACGACAAAGAACGAGTAACTTAGAACTATCGGATATTATTTAATTTCTCAGTGATTAAAGTTCCACAGAATAACCCACTCTTTTTTCTGTTCAACGACATATACCTCTTGTATAAAGCTGAACTTCCCATATTTTCCTGTGTACATTTGTGTGACTTCAAATTTATAAGCTGTTTTAAATGTCTTTTCTCCTTTGGCGGCTCTCCATTCCTCCAGGTGTTCAGCTTCGTTAATTTCATAAGAAAATGTCTCAGCACCGAAATGTCCCATAAAAACATGCGTCCGGTCTTGTATGTAAGCAGCTTTCGGAAACTTTTCCTTCATATTTGGATGAAATAAATTCCACGAAGCTGAAAAGTTGGCATCCTGCTCGAAAGTATAAAATTGGTCAACAACAGACTTTGCCTCGCTGGATGGTGAACTGAACAAGAATTGGGCAAGCATGAAAATGAAGGTACCAGCAATAAAGAACACTAAAAGAAGTATACCTGGATGGTTTCTTTTTTTACGCATTAGCAGGCCTCCTTACTGATGGAATGGCTTATTCAATAGTATGTGAAGTTATAGGAGGATATACAAAAATCGGTGCTTTTCGAAGAATAGAATGATAAATTCCTAATTCCTCAAATTTCTAATTTAAGTCAATATTTGTAGAAACTTGAATGGAAGAATGTTACCATTTAACAAGAGTAATAGAATGAGAGGGGAATGGAGAATTGAAAAAGTTAGCATCAATGGTAATGGCAGTCCTTTTACTTATGGTACCATTGCAAGCTGCACTGGCAGAGGGGTTGAATCAGACAGAGATGAACGTGAATCCGCCGGTAGAAGTAATTAATAGACTTTTAACAGAGGCAGCTCTTAAATACGATATTCCACCTGAAATCGTCAAAGCTGTAGCAATCAGCGAAAACGGCAAATGGGAGCAGTTTGATGAAAACGGGGAAACAGTCATTTCTGATGATGGTGGAATCGGTCTTATGCAGATTACTGATAATACCCGCCCGGATCTGGAAAAATTGAAGACTAGTATTACGTACAATATAGATGAAGGGGTTAAAATACTTAACGCCAAATTCGAAAGCGGCATTTTGCCGGTAGTGAACAATAATGACCGCCATGTCCTTGAAAGCTGGTATTTTGCGGTTCTTGCCTATAACGGCCAGGTCCAGGTCAACAGTCCTCTTATTAGAGCGACTGGAGAAGTTAATACATCTGCCTACCAAGAAGAGGCTTTGGCGGAGATAAACAGATTTAATCCGGGTATGAATATTACAAGCTCGGTTTTCAACTTTAAAGTATCCGATTTCACTTATATGGATAATTCTCCAATACTGAAGTTCAACAAGCCGGTATATCCAATTCAAGAAAATCTTTTGCACAAAAGCAAGTATTTCTTCGAAGCGAACGATATTTTACTTACAGCAAAAGGTGCGAACCTAAGGACGGGCCCATCAACAGAAACGACAGTGGCTAAAAAAGTGACTGCTGGAACAAGTGAAGCCGTAACGGTTCTAGGAAACTTTGTTTATGATAATTCCAATGTCCATAAAAGCGGACTTAACATGCTTTATAAACAGTATCCCTGGTACAATGTCAGTTCACTTGATGGAAAGACAGGTTATACGGCAGCGATGGAATTAAAACACCTTGACCAAAGACTTTCAGGTCCGACCCGATATGAAACGGCAGCAGCCATTTCAAAAGAAGGCTGGAAGAATGGAGCTGACACGGTCGTGCTCGCAAAGGGGACTGACTTCCCGGATGCTTTGGCTGGCACACCGTTAGCGCATCAATTGAATGCTCCATTGTTATTGACACACCCAAATTTCCTTCATCCTTCTACAGAAATGGAGATTGATCGATTAAAAGCAAAAAAGGTTGTCTTGCTTGGCAGTCCCGGCGCAATCACAACACGAGTTGAAGAAGCATTAGAATCTAAAGGACTAACAGTAGTCCGCTATGGCGGTAAAGATCGATTCGAAACCGCAATTAAAATTGCCAATGCTCTGCCTGTCAAAGGGGATACAGCCGTTTTGGCTAACAGTCATGATTTCCCTGATGCACTTTCAATTGCTGCTTATGCAGCACGCAACAACTTCCCGATTTTCATTACAAGGAAGTCAGCGCTAACACCGGAAATTGAGTTAGAATTGAAGAAATATAAGCATACTATTGTAGCAGGAAGCGAAGGAGTAGTTAGCAAAATTATTTTTGATAAGTTAAACGACCCCAAGCGCTTTGGGGGTAAAGATCGGTTTGAAACGAACTCCTTGATTGTCAATGGTCTTCCACTAGGAAAGGAACAGGCCTATATTGCAACAGCATCAGCAGGAAAATTTGCCGATGCATTGACTGGCGCGGTTTTAGCAGCTAAAAATAATGCACCGCTGCTGCTGACATATCCGAGCAGCACCCCTCCAGTCATTCAAGATACGATCAAAGGACAGGGACTGAAATACTTCAATTTCCTTGGCGGCTCCGATGTAACAGGTGTCGAAAACGTTATTGGCCCCCTTGTTTTCGACAAACTATATAAATAAGAAGGAAAGACAGCGAGCAATGGACTCGCTGTCTCTTTTTAGTATAAAATGGAAATTTATCTCGCCTTTTAATAGGTCTTTAGACCGGTTACAACTATACAAAAATCACATAATATTAATTTGTTAAATTTACCTAAAAAAGGGGAGTATCTTTTGAAAGGGTTCACAAAATTTGTTTCCGTTGTTGCTACAATCAGTCTGATTGTTTCGCCATTCACCAATTCTGTTTTTGCAGAAGAGGACATCACCAACAAAGAAGATTTGAGGAAAGAGTTGATAGTAAATCAACTTGAACAGCGATCTTCTGAGTTGATTTATTATCAAAATCAGTTCACATCAACGCAAGCTGTTGCGACTGAAGCAGTTTACAAACAGCAGATTAACTACAATCGAATTCATGAATATCATTTTACAACAGGCGGCGGTATTTTTACTGTTGAATCCATGCATGTAGATAATTATGATGTAGATTATTTTATCTATGAAATGAATTCTGAAGAAATAATGGAACCAGTTGATGAAAATTATACTTATGATCTACCCGAAGGGACCTATTACCTGGTCGTAATGGGATATAGTGATGAACAAGCCCCTTATGAATATAAATTAAGTGGACCATTCAGTACTCAGCCTGATACAGTTTTACCAAACCTGAACATTACAAAGCCGGCATCAGAAGAGATCCGTCTTGCAAAAAATTCTTCTCCGTCTATCTCTGTAGCAGGTAATTCCGATGCAATCAGGCTCTCAGTAACTTTAAATGAAGAACAGGAAGTAGATTTAAATGCACCAGGTGCTTTTACTTATGATCATTTAGTGCTCGGTCAGGGATTCAACACAATTATGTTCAATGCTATGAAGCTTGGGGGGAATTCTGTTACAGCTTTATATTCGATAACGCTTCCCGGAGTTTCACGAATAATTGGTTGGGATCGCTATCAGGTTTCCAGTAATATTAGCCGAACATTAAGGTACTGGGGCTTTGGAAGCAGTACAGTGATTATTACCCGTGGTGACCTTTATCCTGATGCAGTATCAGGCGGACCGCTGGCATATGCGGAGGATGCCCCGGTTTTATTGACCAAACCTAATTCATTGCCGCCGTCAGTAATCACTGAACTGGAAAATATTCAGCCTGAACGGGCCATCATACTTGGTGGAACGGGATCTGTGTCGACAGCAGTCGAA belongs to Mesobacillus subterraneus and includes:
- a CDS encoding cell wall-binding repeat-containing protein codes for the protein MKGFTKFVSVVATISLIVSPFTNSVFAEEDITNKEDLRKELIVNQLEQRSSELIYYQNQFTSTQAVATEAVYKQQINYNRIHEYHFTTGGGIFTVESMHVDNYDVDYFIYEMNSEEIMEPVDENYTYDLPEGTYYLVVMGYSDEQAPYEYKLSGPFSTQPDTVLPNLNITKPASEEIRLAKNSSPSISVAGNSDAIRLSVTLNEEQEVDLNAPGAFTYDHLVLGQGFNTIMFNAMKLGGNSVTALYSITLPGVSRIIGWDRYQVSSNISRTLRYWGFGSSTVIITRGDLYPDAVSGGPLAYAEDAPVLLTKPNSLPPSVITELENIQPERAIILGGTGSVSTAVESQLEDMGIEVDRIAGKDRYVVSASIAQRVVDYWESDTALIASGEAFPDALSASTLAGPAGMPILLVRPKSLPAAMETFIKNNPQIKNFIVVGGPAAVSDSVATRIKQLRPGASFERIGGQNRYEVSVNVAKYSMENYGMDASSLTFARGDLFPDALSGAPLANYFYSPVILTPANGLHEQVSRFLTQHKAEIDHMYIFGGTGAVSPTVEQQLGGFIR
- a CDS encoding cell wall-binding repeat-containing protein; its protein translation is MKKLASMVMAVLLLMVPLQAALAEGLNQTEMNVNPPVEVINRLLTEAALKYDIPPEIVKAVAISENGKWEQFDENGETVISDDGGIGLMQITDNTRPDLEKLKTSITYNIDEGVKILNAKFESGILPVVNNNDRHVLESWYFAVLAYNGQVQVNSPLIRATGEVNTSAYQEEALAEINRFNPGMNITSSVFNFKVSDFTYMDNSPILKFNKPVYPIQENLLHKSKYFFEANDILLTAKGANLRTGPSTETTVAKKVTAGTSEAVTVLGNFVYDNSNVHKSGLNMLYKQYPWYNVSSLDGKTGYTAAMELKHLDQRLSGPTRYETAAAISKEGWKNGADTVVLAKGTDFPDALAGTPLAHQLNAPLLLTHPNFLHPSTEMEIDRLKAKKVVLLGSPGAITTRVEEALESKGLTVVRYGGKDRFETAIKIANALPVKGDTAVLANSHDFPDALSIAAYAARNNFPIFITRKSALTPEIELELKKYKHTIVAGSEGVVSKIIFDKLNDPKRFGGKDRFETNSLIVNGLPLGKEQAYIATASAGKFADALTGAVLAAKNNAPLLLTYPSSTPPVIQDTIKGQGLKYFNFLGGSDVTGVENVIGPLVFDKLYK